Proteins encoded together in one Thermoanaerobaculia bacterium window:
- a CDS encoding c-type cytochrome has protein sequence MACLTAALAFAAPSSPVAWTLETVRAVAKGDPARGKTLNKDCVDCHGEAGVIDTPDVPNLAGQSPLYLYKQLRDYKANTRASSMMNDAVASLSERDMADLAAFYASLRPAPLSAAAAAHAPAAVPGRAEAKTLASVGDGVRMIVACDACHGERGAGNPGFYGMPSLRGQKYDDLKFELVSFRSGERANDVYRVMRDPARALTGAEIDGLASYYSGMPVKATPTVPSPKP, from the coding sequence GTGGCCTGTCTGACGGCGGCCCTGGCCTTCGCGGCGCCGTCGTCGCCCGTCGCGTGGACGCTCGAGACCGTGCGGGCCGTTGCGAAAGGGGATCCGGCGCGGGGCAAGACTCTCAACAAGGACTGCGTGGACTGCCACGGTGAAGCCGGTGTCATCGACACTCCGGACGTGCCGAACCTCGCGGGCCAGTCGCCGCTCTACCTGTACAAGCAGCTTCGCGACTACAAGGCGAACACCCGCGCGAGCTCGATGATGAACGACGCCGTCGCCTCCCTTTCCGAGCGGGACATGGCCGACCTCGCCGCTTTCTACGCGTCGCTCAGGCCTGCGCCGCTTTCCGCGGCGGCCGCGGCCCACGCGCCCGCGGCAGTCCCCGGCCGGGCCGAGGCGAAGACGCTCGCGTCCGTGGGAGACGGTGTTCGGATGATCGTCGCCTGCGATGCCTGCCACGGCGAGCGGGGCGCGGGGAACCCGGGCTTTTACGGGATGCCGAGCCTGCGCGGACAGAAGTACGACGATCTCAAGTTCGAGCTGGTTTCGTTCCGGTCGGGCGAGCGCGCCAACGACGTTTACCGGGTGATGCGCGACCCCGCGCGCGCGCTCACCGGCGCGGAGATCGACGGGCTCGCGTCGTACTACTCGGGGATGCCGGTCAAGGCGACGCCGACGGTACCTTCGCCGAAACCGTAA
- a CDS encoding OsmC family protein, which translates to MEPHGKTHRYETTVSWTGDLGSGTSSYRAYSRNHEISAAGKPGIAGSSDPAFRGDAARWNPEELLVAALSSCHMLSYLHLCAVSGISVTAYEDGPAGQMRETEEGGGAFTAVVLRPRVTISGGDPALARALHEKAHRLCFIASSVGFPVTCEPAIEVSPTATKETA; encoded by the coding sequence ATGGAACCGCACGGAAAGACCCACCGGTACGAGACGACGGTTTCCTGGACCGGAGATCTCGGCTCCGGCACGTCGTCGTACCGCGCGTATTCGAGGAATCACGAGATCTCGGCCGCGGGAAAGCCCGGGATCGCCGGCTCGTCGGATCCCGCGTTCCGCGGAGACGCGGCGCGGTGGAACCCCGAGGAGCTCCTCGTCGCGGCGCTTTCCTCCTGCCACATGCTTTCGTACCTGCACCTCTGCGCCGTCTCCGGAATCTCCGTCACCGCCTACGAGGACGGACCGGCCGGGCAGATGCGCGAGACCGAGGAGGGCGGCGGGGCCTTCACGGCGGTCGTGCTCCGGCCGCGCGTGACGATCTCCGGCGGCGACCCGGCGCTCGCGCGGGCTCTCCACGAGAAGGCGCACCGGCTCTGCTTCATCGCGAGCTCCGTCGGGTTTCCGGTGACCTGCGAGCCGGCGATCGAGGTCTCCCCGACGGCGACGAAGGAGACGGCGTGA